A genome region from Gadus macrocephalus chromosome 15, ASM3116895v1 includes the following:
- the LOC132473754 gene encoding uncharacterized protein LOC132473754, with product MVLKHSKPVVLVSSHCSCVAGCALCNHLVALLYHTAHYSQLSIPAIPPVHSCTDTEQIWHKPRTLGVRPGPVGEMEFRKPKNSTADCVRSSLYKAVDGELLDLAMLRVSEVYKDFPPSLAPLVTTMGMSADVPLVQSAFGAVQAGSLLSFQQKPPAIREVFNIPSAPAYPSLPIHSHRLQPPSCAYVLSEQESLHLKSLDVSFNMAHRIEAGTQMQSLCQQWHRLRRMRVTSTRFYEVCHVRGHTSAENLAERILRGTGQTRDMRRGIDMEPRAVKEYCTLKNVNYSPCGFIVHPDAPWLGSSPDGVIFDPSGNPPFGLLEVKCPNIQSYVDCPYLKMSGGALKLRRQHKYYWQVQGQMLLTGLEWCDFVVYAQEDMFVERIYKDLDVMYTIRDGADHFFFYHYLQKCLQ from the exons ATGGTGTTAAAACACTCAAAACCAGTTGTTTTGGTGAGCAGCCATTGTTCCTGTGTGGCGGGCTGTGCCTTATGCAATCATTTGGTTGCACTCCTGTATCACACTGCCCACTATTCACAGCTAAGCATTCCTGCTATTCCCCCCGTGCACAGCTGCACAGACACAGAGCAGATCTGGCACAAACCGAGGACACTG GGTGTGAGGCCAGGCCCAGTTGGAGAAATGGAGTTTCGAAAACCCAAAAATTCAACTGCAGACTGTGTAAG AAGTTCTCTCTACAAGGCGGTGGATGGGGAACTGCTAGATCTTGCCATGTTGAGAGTTTCAGAGGTGTACAAAGATTTCCCTCCTTCACTTGCACCCTTGGTGACAACAATGGGCATGTCCGCTGATGTCCCATTAGTCCAGTCTGCATTTGGAGCTGTCCAGGCAGGGAGCTTACTGTCATTTCAGCAAAAACCTCCAGCAATAAGGGAAGTCTTCAACATCCCATCTGCTCCTGCTTATCCCTCCCTTCCCATCCACAGCCACAGGCTTCAACCGCCATCCTGTGCCTATGTTCTGTCAGAGCAAGAAAGTCTGCACCTGAAGTCTCTGGATGTGTCATTCAACATGGCCCACAGGATAGAAGCTGGAACACAAATGCAGAGTTTGTGCCAGCAGTGGCATCGCTTGAGAAGAATGCGTGTGACATCTACACGTTTCTATGAGGTATGCCATGTTCGTGGACATACATCTGCAGAAAATCTGGCTGAGAGAATTCTCCGGGGAACTGGGCAGACCAGGGATATGAGGAGAGGAATTGATATGGAGCCACGTGCTGTTAAAGAGTATTGCACGCTGAAAAATGTCAACTATTCACCCTGTGGGTTCATTGTGCATCCTGATGCTCCATGGCTAGGAAGTTCTCCTGATGGAGTCATCTTTGATCCCTCTGGGAACCCACCATTTGGTCTCCTTGAGGTCAAATGCCCCAATATCCAGAGCTATGTAGACTGTCCCTATCTAAAAATGTCAGGTGGTGCTTTGAAACTCAGGAGGCAGCACAAGTACTACTGGCAAGTTCAAGGTCAGATGCTACTGACAGGGCTAGAGTGGTGTGATTTTGTTGTTTATGCTCAGGAGGACATGTTTGTCGAGCGTATTTATAAAGACCTTGATGTAATGTACACCATTAGAGACGGAGCAGatcattttttcttttaccaCTACTTACAGAAGTGTTTACAGTAA